Sequence from the Nocardia brasiliensis genome:
GCGCGCCCACCGGGACACCGACGAGATCGAGGCCGATCCGGGTCTGGGTATCGAAGCTGCGCTGCAGTTCGCGCATCGTCCCCGGCCTGCGGCCGAGGCTGCGCACGTCCAGCACGAAAGCCGCGTCCGGCTCCCGGCGCGAGGCCGAGCGCGGACGCGAGGCAGAACCGGAACCGGCGGGCATCACGAACTCACTTCACAATCGGGGGGAATGGGCAACCACTCCACGATACGCGAGCGGCCGCGTCCACCCAAATTGCGCTTGCGCCGCGGCACGCGAACCCGTGCGCGCGATCGCGCCGGTCAGCGGCGGTATTCGGCGGCGTAGTCGGGCGCGCCCGCGCCCGTGCGCAGCTGATGCCTGCCCCGCCCGACCGTGCGCAGCGTGTTCGACAGGGTCTCCTCGAAGTCGGCGAGTTTGGCGTCGACGTAGTGGTCGCACTCCTCGCGCATCGCGTCGGCGTCGGCGTGCGCGGCGTCGATCACCCGCGCGGATTCGGCGTGCGCGGCGCGCACCACCTCGGTCTGGGAGACCAGGCGGTCCCGCTCGGCCTCGCCGTCGGCGACCGAGCGATCGTAGGAAGCCTTGCCCGCCTCGATCATTCGCTCCGACTCCAGCCGGGCCCGCTTGGTGACGGCCTCGAATTCCGCGTTGCCGTCGGCCACCACCCGGTCCGCCTCGGCCTGCGCGGTGGTGACCAGATGGTCGGCGTGCGCGCTGGCCTCGGCGACCATTCGGTCGGCGTGCGCCTTGGCGTCGGCCAGGATGCGGTCGGCTTCCTCGCGGGCCGCGCCGATGGTATTCGCGGCCTGCTCGTTGGCGCTGGTCACCGTTACGTCGGCGGCCGCGCGGGCGTCGGCGACGATCTTGTCTCTGATGTCGAGCACGTCCTGCGCGTCGTCGAGTTCGCCGGGCAGCGCGTCGCGCACGTCGTCGAGCAACTCGAGCACGTCACCGCGCGGCACGATGCAGCTGCGGGTCGGCGGGATGCCACGCGCCTCCTCGACGATGGCGACCAGCTCGTCGAGTGCTTCGAATACGCGGTACATGCTGACTACCCCACTCTCCTACGACTCACGGCGAACTCTCCGCCGAGCCCCAGTGTGCCCCTCGTCACGGCTTGTGCCGAGTCACCCTCCGGTGTGTCGTGCCAGTGTCTCGTACGCCACACAAATCAAGTGGAGGGTTAGCCTCCACTTCGTGTTACATTCAGTGGGAAGATCGAAAAGGTCTTCGGCTTAGCGCGCAGTCCCCACCGGGACCTGCGGGATTGAGGTAGCCAGAGAGAAAGGGCCACACCGGTCCGCCCGTTGTTGCCAGGTTTCGTGCCGAAACTTGCCAAGAGCCCGGCGGGAAGGAAGCGATCACCGTCGCTGTTGTCCCCCTCGAAGGCTCTTGTTCGATCGGAAAGACCATGACTGTTCTGGATCTGGAGCGACCGGCGGGAGTAAGCGCGACCAGCTTCTTCCTGCCGTGGGTCGGCCCGTACCCGGTGCTACCCGCAGCACCCGTCGCGGCGCGGTTCGAGCAGCTGATGACCTACCTGCGCGGTGACCGCGGCTTCGCCCAGCTGATCCGTTTCGCCCTGGTCGGCGGCTCCAGCAACGTCGCCTATGTACTGCTGTTCTTCGCGATGCACGGCATCGGTCCGCTGATCGCCAACGTGGTCGGCTCGATCGTGAGCACCATCATCGCCAACGAGCTGCACCGCCAGCTCACCTTTCACGCCAGCGGCCGCGTCGGCTGGTTCACCGCCCAGTGGGAGGGCGGCGGCCTGGCCCTGGTCGGCCTCGCCATCACCACCGCGAGCCTGGCCGCCCTCGACATCTGGGCCCCCACCATCGGCGGCCCCGCCGAGGCCACCGCCATCCTCGCCATCACCGCCGCCGTAGGCGGCATGCGCTTCCTGGCCCTGCGCGGCCTGGTCTTCTAACCCATCACCGCAGCCCGAATCAGCCCCGAGCCCCAGCCCGGGGCTGATTCCTTTTCAGCACTGAAGGGTTCGGGTCAGTTCTTGCGTTCGGCTAGGCGGGTGAGGAGGCGTTTGTGGACTGAGGGGGGGAGCATGTCTACTACGTCGCCGCCGAAGGCGGCGACCTCTTTGACCAGGGAGCTGGACAGGAAGCCGAAGGTGGGGTTGGTGGCGATGAAGAAGGTCTCTACACCGGAGAGCTTCTTGTTCATCTGCGCCATCTGCAGCTCGTAACCGAAGTCGGTGGCGTCACGCAGGCCCTTCACGATGGCGGTGACGTTCTGCTGCTTCGCGAAATCGACGAGCAGCCCGTACCAGGACTCCACCCGGACGTTGGGCAGGTGCGCGGTCGACTCGCGCAGCATCTCCATGCGCTCCTCGACGCTGAACATGCCCTGCTTGTTCTTGTTGATCATGACGGTGACAACGACCTCGTCGAACTGGGCCGCGGCCCGGGTGAAGACGTCGATGTGTCCGTTGGTCACGGGGTCGAAGGACCCGGGGCATAATGCTCCAGCCATGGTCAGACGCTATCGTGTCGCCCTGCCCCACACCACAACCGGGTGCGCGGGGCCACACCGGCCCTATTCGAACGTCGCCAGCTCGATCCGCGTTTCCCCGTATTTGCGCGGCTTCAACGCGGAAAAGCCTGCGGGCCAGTCGATCTCCGGCGATCGGATGGATCGCTCCACCACCACCAGGGCGCCAGGACGCAGCCACCCGTCGGTCAGCGCGCGCAGGTCCGCGAGCACCGCGTCGGTCTCGACCGCGTACGGCGGATCGGAGAGCACCAGGTCGAATTCGCCCGCACCGCCCGCGGCCAGCACCGACGCCACGGTGCCGGGGCGCAGCTGCGCACCGGGCAGCCCGAGCTCGGCGATGTTGGCGCGCACGACGGCCGCGGCCTTGCGATCGGATTCGACCAGCAGCGCGTGCGCGGCACCACGCGAAAGTGCCTCCAACCCGAGCGCGCCCGACCCCGCGTAGAGGTCGAGCACCCGGGCGCCGTCGAAATCGATCCTGGCGTCGAGCGCGCTGAACAACGCCTCACGCACCCGGTCGGAGGTCGGCCGGGTGCCGGCGGGCGGCACCCGCAGGCGCCGTCCACCCGCCGTGCCCGCGACGATCCGGGTCATTCAGACTGATCGTTTCGCACGGACCGCAGCTGATCACCCGCGCCGGACTCGCCCATGGTCAGCTCTATCAGCAGATCACCGCCCTCGACCTGCTGCACCTGTCCGATCGCGACCCGGCCGACGGTCCCCGCGCGCGGCGCGGTGATCGCGGCCTCCATCTTCATCGCCTCGATGGTGCCGATGGTGTCACCTGCCGCGACCGCGTCGCCCTCGGACACAGCCAAGGTCACGACACCGGCGAACGGCGCGGCGATGTGGCCCGCGTTGCCCTTGTCCGCCTTCTCCGCGGCCGGGACGTCGCTGGCGATGGACCGGTCCCGGACCGCGACCGGACGCAGCTGCCCGTTGAGGATGCACATGACCGTGCGCATGCCGCGCTCGTCGGGCTCGGCGATGGCCTCGAGGCCGATCAGCAGCGTGACACCCTTCTCCAGCTGCACGCGATGTTCCTCGCCGTGGCGCAACCCGTAGAAGAACTGGTTCGCCGAGAGCCCCATGGTGTCGCCGTATTTCTCGCGGTGCGCGAGGAACTCGGACGTTGGCCCGGGGAACAGCAGCCGGTTCAGCGTGGTGCGGCGCTGTTCGGAGCTGCCCGCAAGCCCCGCCTCGTCGGCCGGGGTGAGCGGGGTCTCCGGCTTGGCCGGGCCGCGGCCCGCCAGCGCGCGGCTGCGGAACGGTTCGGGCCAGCCGCCCGCCGGGGTGCCGAGTTCGCCACGCAGGAAACCGATCACCGAGTCGGGGATGTCGAAGCGGCCCGGGTCGGCGGCGAAGTCCTCGATGTCGACACCGGTGCCGACCAGGGCAAGCGCGAGGTCGCCGACCACCTTCGAGGACGGGGTCACCTTCACCAATCGGCCGAGCAACCGGTCGGCCGCCGCGTATTTGGCTTCCACCTCTTCGAACCGATCGCCGAGACCGAGCGCGATGGCCTGCTGGCGCAGGTTCGACAGCTGACCGCCGGGGATCTCATGGGTGTACACCCGCCCGGTCGGGGCGGGCAGCCCGGACTCGAAGGGCGCGTACACCTTTCGCAGCGCCTCCCAGTACGGCTCGAGATCGCACACGTTCTGCAGGTTCAGCCCGGTGTCGTGCTCGCTGTGCGCCGCGGCCGCGACGATCGCGGAAAGCGCGGGCTGGCTGGTGGTTCCGGCCATCGCGGCGCTGGCGCCGTCGACCGCGTCGGCGCCGGCCTGCCAGGCGGCGAGGTAGGTGGCCAGCTGACCGCCCGGGGTGTCGTGGGTGTGCACGTGCACCGGCAGATCGAAGTTGCTGCGCAGCGCCTTGACCAAAGTCGCTGCGGCAGGGGCACGTAACAGTCCGGCCATGTCCTTGATCGCGAGCACGTGCGCGCCCGCGTCCACGATCTGCTCGGCCAGCTTCAGGTAATAGTCCAGGGTGTACAGGGTTTCGTCCGGGTTGGACAGATCACCGGTGTAGCTCATCGCGACTTCGGCGATGGCCGTACCGGTTTCGCGCACCGCGTCGATCGCCGGACGCATCTGGTCGACGTTGTTGAGCGCGTCGAAGATGCGGAAGATATCGATGCCGGTGGCGGTCGCCTCGGAGACGAACGCGCGGGTCACCTGTTCCGGGTAGGGCGTGTAGCCGACGGTGTTGCGGCCGCGCAGCAGCATCTGCAGGCAGATGTTGGGCACCGCCTCGCGCAGCAGGGCCAGCCGCTCCCACGGGTCTTCGTACAGGAACCGCAGCGCCACATCGTAAGTCGCACCGCCCCACGCCTCGATGGACAGCAGTTCGGGGGTCAGCCGCGCGACGTGCCCCGCGACACCGAGCAGACCGTTGGTGCGCACCCGAGTGGCCAGCAGGGACTGGTGCGCGTCGCGGAAGGTGGTGTCGGTGACGCCGACCGCCTTCTGCGCGCGCAGATCCCGCGCGAAACCTTCGGGGCCCAAACGCAACAGCCGCTGACGCGAGCCGTCCGGCGGGGGCACGGTCAGGTCGATCGGGGGCAGCTTGTCGTGCGGGTAGACCGTGGTCGGCCGTTCACCGTGCGGCTTGTTCACGGTGATGTCGGCCAGATAATTGAGGATCTTGGTGCCGCGGTCGGCCGAACCGCGCAGGGTCAGCAGCTGCGGGCGCTCGTCGATGAACGAGGTGGTGACCCGGCCGGTCTTGAAGTCCGGATCGTCGAGCACCGCCTGCAGGAACGGAATGTTGGTGGTGACACCGCGAATTCGGAACTCGGCCAGTGCCCGCCCGGCCCGCGCCACCGCGGCGGGGAAGTCGCGGCCGCGGCAGGTGAGCTTCACCAGCATGGAGTCGAAGTAGGCCCCGATCTCCGCGCCGAGGTTGGCGCCGCCGTCGAGCCGGATGCCCGCACCGCCCGGCGTGCGGTAGGCGGTGATCCGCCCGGTGTCCGGGCGGAATCCGTTGGCCGGGTCCTCGGTGGTGATCCGGCACTGCAGCGCGGCGCCGCGAATGGTGATCTTGTCCTGGCTGAGGCCGAGCTGCTCGAGGGTCTCCCCCGCCGCGATGCGCAGCTGCGACTGCACCAGGTCGACATCGGTGATCTCCTCGGTCACCGTGTGCTCGACCTGGATGCGCGGGTTCATCTCGATGAAGACGTGGTTGCCCCGCTCGTCGAGCAGGAACTCCACGGTGCCCGCGCAGCTGTAGCCGATCTGCTTGGCGAAGGCCACCGCGTCGGCGCAAATGCGGTCGCGCAGCGCGAGATCCAGGTTCGGCGCGGGCGCGAGCTCGATCACCTTCTGATGCCTGCGCTGCACCGAGCAGTCCCGCTCGAACAGGTGCATCACGTTGCCGTGCTGGTCGGCCAGGATCTGCACCTCGATGTGACGCGGGTTCACCACGGCCTGCTCGAGGAACACCGTCGGATCGCCGAAGGCCGACTCGGCCTCGCGCGAGGCCGCCTCGATCGACTCGCGCAGCTGTGCCGGCTCGGCGACCCGGCGCATGCCGCGACCACCGCCGCCGGCGACCGCCTTGACGAAGATCGGGTATTCCAGCTCCTGCGCGGCCGCGAGCAGCTCGTCCACGTCCGCGGTCGGCACGCTCGAGCGCAGCACCGGCAGTCCCGCGGCCTTGGCGGCGGCGATGGCGCGCGCCTTGTTGCCCGCGAGCTCGAGCACCTCGGCGGACGGGCCGATGAAGGTGATGCCCTCGCGGGCGCAGGCCGCGGCGAGGTCCGGGTTCTCAGACAGGAAGCCGTAACCGGGGTACACCGCGTCGGCGCCCGCCGACTTCGCCGCGTCGATGATCGCGTCGATCGACAGATAGGCCCGGACCGGATGGCCTTGCTCACCGATCTGATAGGACTCGGCCGCCTTCAACCGATGGACCGAGTTGCGGTCCTCGTACGGGAAGACGGCGACCGTCCCCACGCCGAGTTCGTAGGCCGCGCGGAAGGCCCTGATGGCGATCTCGCCGCGGTTGGCGACCAAGACTTTCGTGAACATTGGCCTAAGGTACCCGGCTGCGCCCATCTCACCGACACTGATGCGGCCTTCGCAGGGATCTTCACAACGGCGGGTAGCAACGCTGCGAAGTTGCGTTCATCGGCCCGTCACAGGCGCGCCGCGCGGGCGACGCCGGCCGGCTACGCCCAGCGCAGGGTCCGGTAGCGCAGCCCACCGCGGAACTGACCGACCGCGAGGCCGAACATCAGGCCGCGTTCCTCGGCGACCAGGCCCCTGGTGAAC
This genomic interval carries:
- a CDS encoding DivIVA domain-containing protein, with amino-acid sequence MYRVFEALDELVAIVEEARGIPPTRSCIVPRGDVLELLDDVRDALPGELDDAQDVLDIRDKIVADARAAADVTVTSANEQAANTIGAAREEADRILADAKAHADRMVAEASAHADHLVTTAQAEADRVVADGNAEFEAVTKRARLESERMIEAGKASYDRSVADGEAERDRLVSQTEVVRAAHAESARVIDAAHADADAMREECDHYVDAKLADFEETLSNTLRTVGRGRHQLRTGAGAPDYAAEYRR
- a CDS encoding GtrA family protein, with the protein product MTVLDLERPAGVSATSFFLPWVGPYPVLPAAPVAARFEQLMTYLRGDRGFAQLIRFALVGGSSNVAYVLLFFAMHGIGPLIANVVGSIVSTIIANELHRQLTFHASGRVGWFTAQWEGGGLALVGLAITTASLAALDIWAPTIGGPAEATAILAITAAVGGMRFLALRGLVF
- the coaD gene encoding pantetheine-phosphate adenylyltransferase; amino-acid sequence: MAGALCPGSFDPVTNGHIDVFTRAAAQFDEVVVTVMINKNKQGMFSVEERMEMLRESTAHLPNVRVESWYGLLVDFAKQQNVTAIVKGLRDATDFGYELQMAQMNKKLSGVETFFIATNPTFGFLSSSLVKEVAAFGGDVVDMLPPSVHKRLLTRLAERKN
- the rsmD gene encoding 16S rRNA (guanine(966)-N(2))-methyltransferase RsmD codes for the protein MTRIVAGTAGGRRLRVPPAGTRPTSDRVREALFSALDARIDFDGARVLDLYAGSGALGLEALSRGAAHALLVESDRKAAAVVRANIAELGLPGAQLRPGTVASVLAAGGAGEFDLVLSDPPYAVETDAVLADLRALTDGWLRPGALVVVERSIRSPEIDWPAGFSALKPRKYGETRIELATFE
- a CDS encoding pyruvate carboxylase produces the protein MFTKVLVANRGEIAIRAFRAAYELGVGTVAVFPYEDRNSVHRLKAAESYQIGEQGHPVRAYLSIDAIIDAAKSAGADAVYPGYGFLSENPDLAAACAREGITFIGPSAEVLELAGNKARAIAAAKAAGLPVLRSSVPTADVDELLAAAQELEYPIFVKAVAGGGGRGMRRVAEPAQLRESIEAASREAESAFGDPTVFLEQAVVNPRHIEVQILADQHGNVMHLFERDCSVQRRHQKVIELAPAPNLDLALRDRICADAVAFAKQIGYSCAGTVEFLLDERGNHVFIEMNPRIQVEHTVTEEITDVDLVQSQLRIAAGETLEQLGLSQDKITIRGAALQCRITTEDPANGFRPDTGRITAYRTPGGAGIRLDGGANLGAEIGAYFDSMLVKLTCRGRDFPAAVARAGRALAEFRIRGVTTNIPFLQAVLDDPDFKTGRVTTSFIDERPQLLTLRGSADRGTKILNYLADITVNKPHGERPTTVYPHDKLPPIDLTVPPPDGSRQRLLRLGPEGFARDLRAQKAVGVTDTTFRDAHQSLLATRVRTNGLLGVAGHVARLTPELLSIEAWGGATYDVALRFLYEDPWERLALLREAVPNICLQMLLRGRNTVGYTPYPEQVTRAFVSEATATGIDIFRIFDALNNVDQMRPAIDAVRETGTAIAEVAMSYTGDLSNPDETLYTLDYYLKLAEQIVDAGAHVLAIKDMAGLLRAPAAATLVKALRSNFDLPVHVHTHDTPGGQLATYLAAWQAGADAVDGASAAMAGTTSQPALSAIVAAAAHSEHDTGLNLQNVCDLEPYWEALRKVYAPFESGLPAPTGRVYTHEIPGGQLSNLRQQAIALGLGDRFEEVEAKYAAADRLLGRLVKVTPSSKVVGDLALALVGTGVDIEDFAADPGRFDIPDSVIGFLRGELGTPAGGWPEPFRSRALAGRGPAKPETPLTPADEAGLAGSSEQRRTTLNRLLFPGPTSEFLAHREKYGDTMGLSANQFFYGLRHGEEHRVQLEKGVTLLIGLEAIAEPDERGMRTVMCILNGQLRPVAVRDRSIASDVPAAEKADKGNAGHIAAPFAGVVTLAVSEGDAVAAGDTIGTIEAMKMEAAITAPRAGTVGRVAIGQVQQVEGGDLLIELTMGESGAGDQLRSVRNDQSE